Part of the Pseudomonas baltica genome is shown below.
GTGCCGGCGCACTTTCCCACCGATACCCACGGCCTGGCGCGTTTCGACGGCACCGCGCTGTATGAATACGACAACCCGCTCGAAGGCTTCCACCAGGATTGGGACACCCTGATCTACAACCTGGGGCGCACCGAGGTGCACGGCTTCATGCTGGCGTCGGCGCTGCACTGGATCAAGCTTTTCCACATCGACGGCCTGCGCGTCGATGCGGTGGCCTCGATGCTGTACCGCGATTATTCACGCAAGGCTGGCGAGTGGGTGCCCAACCGCTACGGTGGTCGCGAGAACCTCGAGGCCATCGATTTCCTGCGTCACCTCAATGATGTGGTAGCTATCGAGGCACCTGGCGCGCTGGTCATCGCCGAGGAGTCCACTGCATGGCCAGGCGTCAGCCAGTCGACGCAGTCGGGCGGCCTGGGCTTTTCGTACAAGTGGAACATGGGCTGGATGCACGACACCCTGCATTACATCCAGAACGACCCGATCCACCGCAATCACCACCACAACGAACTGAGCTTCGGCCTGATGTATGCGTATTCAGAGCACTTCATCCTGCCGATCTCTCACGACGAAGTGGTGCACGGCAAGCATTCGCTGATCGACAAGATGCCCGGCGACCGCTGGCAGAAATTCGCCAACCTGCGTGCCTACCTGACCTTCATGTGGGCGCATCCGGGCAAAAAGCTGCTGTTCATGGGCTGCGAGTTCGGGCAGTGGCGCGAGTGGAACCACGATCACCAGCTCGACTGGTACCTGACCGAGTATTCCGAGCACAAGGGCGTGCAGACGCTGGTGGCCGACCTCAATCGGCTGTATCGCTCGGAGCCGGCGTTGTACGAACAGGATTGCAAGCCCCAGGGCTTTCAATGGTTGATCGGCGACGATTCGACCAACAGCGTCTACGCCTGGTTGCGCTGGAGCAAGGAGGGGCAGCCGCTACTGGTGGTCGCCAACTTCACCCCCGTACCGCGCGAGGGGTATCGCATCGGCGTGCCATTCGGCGAGCACTGGGACGAGGTGCTTAACAGCGATGCCGAGCTGTATGCCGGGTCCAACTTCGGCAACGGCGGCGGGGTGGACAGTGAAGAGATCGCTGCCCATGGTCAGGATCGTTCGGTGTCCCTGAACCTGCCGCCACTGGGGGTCCTGGTGCTCAAACCGCGAAGCTGATGCTTGTGAATCCTGTGGGGGCGAGCCCGAGCGGCCGCCCCCATATGGGTCATTGGCGCTGTGACTAGAGATGCACTTCCACTGATAGCGGCAGATGGTCGGACAGATGACTCCAGGGCTTGTTGCCAAGGATCACTGGTTCATGGCTGGTGGCGTTGCGCAGGTAGATGCGGTCCAGGCGCAGCAGCGGGAAGCGGGCCGGGTAGGTCTTGGCCAACAGGCCGTGGTGACGCTCGAACACCTCGTGCAGGCCATCGTGCTTGCACAGCGTGCTGTTGCCGCGCAGCTGCCAGTCGTTGAAGTCGCCAGCAATGATCACTGGTGCATGTTCCGGCAGCGAATCGAGCAATTGGCGCAGCAACATCAGCTGTTTTTGTCGATGGCTTTCCAATAACGACAGGTGCACGCAGATCGCGTGTACTTCGTCGTGCCCCGGCACCTGTAATACGCAATGCAGCAGGCCGCGGCGCTCGGGGCCGGTAATCGACACGTCGAGGTTGCGGTAGTGCAGGATCGGGTATTTGGACAGCAACGCGTTGCCGTGGTGGCCGTCCGGGTAGACCGCATTGCGGCCGTAGGCGTAATCGCTCCACATGCTGTCGGCGAGGAACTCGTACTGGGACATTTCCGGCCAATTGGAGACTTTTGATGCATGGCGATCGTGGCCGCCCAGAACTTCCTGCAAGAAAACGATATCGGCGCCGGTACTGCGCACGGCTTCGCGCAGCTCCGGAAGGATGAAGCGGCGGTTGAAAGCGGTGAATCCCTTGTGGGTATTGA
Proteins encoded:
- the glgB gene encoding 1,4-alpha-glucan branching protein GlgB, with protein sequence MSAQQQQSQRGAIPPKADIEALIRADHRDPFSILGPHSDGGDGQYIRAYLPNALSVEVLAKDHDESLVKLEQHYDVPGLFTGHMHSRQPYRLKVQWAGGEYTNADPYSFGELLGEMDLYLFAEGNHRDLSGVFGAQVMNIDGVDGVRFAVWAPNAKRVSVVGDFNGWDGRRHPMRVRYPSGVWEIFIPGVQPGDGYKYEILGAHGILPLKADPVALATELPPATGSRVGRPLDHAWGDQAWLEGREQRHSSSAPLSIYELHAGSWMVETDDAGEVVRNYTWHELADRLIPYIEKMGFTHIELMPIMEHPFGGSWGYQLLAQFAPTARYGTPQQFAEFVDRCHQAGFGVILDWVPAHFPTDTHGLARFDGTALYEYDNPLEGFHQDWDTLIYNLGRTEVHGFMLASALHWIKLFHIDGLRVDAVASMLYRDYSRKAGEWVPNRYGGRENLEAIDFLRHLNDVVAIEAPGALVIAEESTAWPGVSQSTQSGGLGFSYKWNMGWMHDTLHYIQNDPIHRNHHHNELSFGLMYAYSEHFILPISHDEVVHGKHSLIDKMPGDRWQKFANLRAYLTFMWAHPGKKLLFMGCEFGQWREWNHDHQLDWYLTEYSEHKGVQTLVADLNRLYRSEPALYEQDCKPQGFQWLIGDDSTNSVYAWLRWSKEGQPLLVVANFTPVPREGYRIGVPFGEHWDEVLNSDAELYAGSNFGNGGGVDSEEIAAHGQDRSVSLNLPPLGVLVLKPRS
- a CDS encoding endonuclease/exonuclease/phosphatase family protein, yielding MSTDPAGSALSDLDALPEREVHRLRVLTVNTHKGFTAFNRRFILPELREAVRSTGADIVFLQEVLGGHDRHASKVSNWPEMSQYEFLADSMWSDYAYGRNAVYPDGHHGNALLSKYPILHYRNLDVSITGPERRGLLHCVLQVPGHDEVHAICVHLSLLESHRQKQLMLLRQLLDSLPEHAPVIIAGDFNDWQLRGNSTLCKHDGLHEVFERHHGLLAKTYPARFPLLRLDRIYLRNATSHEPVILGNKPWSHLSDHLPLSVEVHL